The Neochlamydia sp. S13 DNA segment GATTTGTTTCCACGTTAGTCCTTCATCAATTACAAGCTTGTGATTACCTTTATGTAGAGGCTAATCATCAACCCTCTATGGTCCATGCCAGTTCACGGCCTATGGTGTATAAACAGCGCGTTTTAAGCAGAAACGGTCATCTCTCTAATGAAGCTTGTGCTGAGCTATTAAGCAAAGTTGCCCATCCTAATTTAAAACATGTCTACCTTGCCCATCTTTCTAGCGAATGCAATACGCCTGAAACAGCTCTTGGCGTGGTTAAAGATAAACTTCAAAGTTATGGAATTACTTTGGAGATGTGCGTAGCTCCCCAAGCTATGGTTAGCCAACCGATCTATTTTTAATTTTCTTTTACATCTAGCAAATAATTTTTTAATAAAATTCTTTAAATTATCTTCATTTTTCTAAAACAATAAAAAGCACCATGAAAGCCATGGGAAAGAGAGTTTAACTTTTTTCATCAGCTCCCTATCCTTTTAATGGCTATAGCTTAAAAAATTACTTCTTCAGCTAACTCTTTGTTTTTCCTTCTCCTCGATAAACAAGCGATACTGAAGCTTGATGAGTAGGATAAACCACCACATCTGCTAAATTGACATGGGGAGGACGCTTAGCCATAAAAAGGACAATCTCGGCCACATCTTCTGCTGTCAACGGTTGAATGTTTTCATAAACGGCATTGGCTTTATCCTTATCACCAGCAAATCTAACCAAGCTAAATTCTGTCTCAGCCATCCCAGGAGAAATCATCGAAACACGAATAGGAGTATTCACCAGCTCTTTCCTTAATGTATCCGTAATAGCTTTGACGGCAAATTTAGTGGCACAATATATTCCTCCTCCAGGGTAGGTATCATGACTTGAGATACTGCCTACATTGATGATATGCCCAGCATTTTTCTTAACCATGTGAGGAATAATCTGAGCACTAACATTGAGTAATCCTTTAATATTTATATCAATCATCTCATTCCAATCCTGCGTAGGCGTCTCCCATACCTTATTTAACCCTCTTACCATGCCAGCGTTGTTAATCAAAAGATCGGGCACTATAGAATCTCTTGCCAACAGACCCAATTTTTCTACCACCGCTTTTTCATCTGAAATATCCAATTCTACAGATAAGATCTCCACCCCGTATTTTTCTCGCAAAGAACTTTCAAGAGCCTGCAAGCGATCCTTGCGCCTAGCAATATTAATTAAGCTAGCTCCTTCACGTGCAAAGGCTTCAGCAAAAGCTGCTCCAAATCCTGAACTTGCCCCGGTAATCATAACTGTCTGGTTCTTAAAATCTTGTTTCATCGCGTTCCTTATGAATGGCAAATTTATTATTGAGCGTCATTTACTTTAATATCGTATTTGATTTATCGTACCCCTAAACGGGGTCTTTATGGAAGCATATCTTTATCTTTTAATGGCCATAGCCGGCGAAGTTGTAGGGACCAGTGCATTAAAAGCCTCTTACGGGATGACTAAGCTCTTTCCTTCACTAGTAGTATTAGTGGGCTATGGGCTTACTTTTTGGTCCCTCTCCATTGCTCTGAAAACCTTACCAGTAGGCATTGTGTATGCCATCTGGTCGGGACTAGGGATTGTAAGCATTATATTGATTGGGGTTTATTTTTTTAATGAAGCCTTTTCCCTGATGCATTTATTAGGGACAGCTCTTATCTTAGCTGGAGTCGCAGTATTAATGCTATTCACAGGCCCTGTCAGCGAATAAACTTAAAAAGCTATCAATCTTTCAATATTAAATAGAAAGATAGCCTAAGCTCCAATGCTAATAGACTTAAAGCAAATTTAATAGAATGCAAAGTTCAATGCATAACACTTATCAACATGAAGCAATAAAGAAAAAAAAGGAATGAAGCCTATTTTAAGCTTTCAAAAAAACATAAGAAAATGGCGCTTATGTTTTAAAGAATTAAAAGCTATCTTTCAAACCACCTAGAATGCCAATAAGGCCCCTTCCCTACAATTTTCCTCTATGGCAAACAGTCCTGCCACATTTATGAGACTGGCAGATGATGGGAGTATGGGAAAATAGCGAATTTATCGCATTAAGGCATCTCAAGAAAGTAGAAAAGAGCTTTTACCGCAGCAATAGGAATTGTCGCTAGCAACCTTGTTAGGCGGGAAAGGCGGCTCAAAAAGGCTATGTTGTAGCAAAAGAAATTAAAGGAAGGGCAAAAGATCTTTCGGCGGATACACAAGATAATCTAAGAAGAGCCCTCTCAATAAAACTCTCTCGAAATCCATCCAATCAACTCTAAACTATAAATTCCTGCGATTAGATTGAACCCTCCCAAAATCTTTTGCGCCTATGTGTTAACGATCGCCTATAATTTTGAATTGTGTTTCCTTTATTTTTATCACAGATGTCAGATTAAGTCCTATCCATTACAAATAACATTAAAGCTGGCAGTCCTAACCACCTGCCAGTTAATCCTTGTCTGTCAGTTCATGCACCGCCAGGGCATATTTAAAACCTTTATCCTTCGCTGACATGCTCTTATCCTCTATTAGAAAAAGAAGCACCACCAACATTTAGCCTGCCAATAGCCCTAGATTGGCGATTAACAAAAAACTAGATAATAGTTTCAGCTTCACCTTCCCTGCTTAGGGGAATTTTATTTTCTCTTAACACATCTTGCAGCTCTCTAAACTTAAATCCAATAGGATAACCACTTAAAGGATCCTCTTGTAGTACTTGCTTCCACTGGGCATATACGTTCCACATGTTTACATCTTCCGCCTCTTTACCCGGCCGAGGAATAGCTCCTTGGCTAATATATGAGACCGTAGAGATACCAGACATTAAAGATTTTTTCTCCTTAACCGCTTGCGTATCACCTTGTTCACCTCCTGATAAATGTTTCCCACACCCTAAAAAAACCGCTCCTAACACTGCCTCCGTTAACACATAATAATCGCCAGATTTTTCTTTCAGCGTATTGCTAATCGTAGCATTTCTTCTAAGTACGATAGGATCCATAACTCGGACACGCGGCAAAGTAATAAAAGAGCCCACCAAATAGATTTGACTTTCTGTCTCTAGCATATTTTCTATGCTGCTCGTTACAGCCCCTAACATGCTAGAGGAGAGAAGACTGGAGGGAGCATCTTGAGAAAACAACTGGGAAACAAACACTTCTATTTTTTTATGCAAATCTGTACCTGCATCTGTCTTTCTAAAAACAAGGTGCGACATTTTTTCTGAAGGGAAAGAACGCTCTTCAATCTTGACTTTAGAATAAGTGGGATCAATAGGAAGCATTTCTTCAATGGAAAAGAAGTGCCGCGACTCATATAATTTACTTATTTCTTTGCACACCTCCGTATAGTCATTTTTAATTTTATTTACCTTGGCGGTTACAATGTTTAACCTTGTTTGTTGCTCTTCTTTACTAGCTTGTTTATA contains these protein-coding regions:
- a CDS encoding multidrug efflux SMR transporter translates to MEAYLYLLMAIAGEVVGTSALKASYGMTKLFPSLVVLVGYGLTFWSLSIALKTLPVGIVYAIWSGLGIVSIILIGVYFFNEAFSLMHLLGTALILAGVAVLMLFTGPVSE
- a CDS encoding SDR family NAD(P)-dependent oxidoreductase, whose translation is MKQDFKNQTVMITGASSGFGAAFAEAFAREGASLINIARRKDRLQALESSLREKYGVEILSVELDISDEKAVVEKLGLLARDSIVPDLLINNAGMVRGLNKVWETPTQDWNEMIDINIKGLLNVSAQIIPHMVKKNAGHIINVGSISSHDTYPGGGIYCATKFAVKAITDTLRKELVNTPIRVSMISPGMAETEFSLVRFAGDKDKANAVYENIQPLTAEDVAEIVLFMAKRPPHVNLADVVVYPTHQASVSLVYRGEGKTKS